The following proteins are encoded in a genomic region of Rubrobacter xylanophilus DSM 9941:
- a CDS encoding flavin reductase family protein yields the protein MPPDKAHHPESGWERLGAGGEALKRAMRHFPSGVTVVTSGSGERAEGMTANAVISVSLDPPLMLVSVHKSARLNPRIREERAFAINILADDQEGLSRLFASPERSSGPTAVRSLGGGYGRTGAPLAAGALAAIECELEEVYPGGDHDLFLGRVVEVRLGDTRKGPLVYHEGGYPRLQPDRRPPESGAFVDSVRGFDIRLQRFRDRRRGQAPG from the coding sequence ATGCCCCCGGACAAAGCCCACCACCCCGAGAGCGGCTGGGAGCGCCTGGGCGCGGGCGGCGAGGCGTTGAAGCGGGCGATGCGCCACTTCCCCTCCGGGGTCACCGTGGTGACCAGCGGCAGCGGCGAGCGGGCCGAGGGGATGACGGCGAACGCGGTGATCTCGGTCTCCCTCGACCCGCCGCTCATGCTGGTGAGCGTCCACAAGAGCGCCCGCCTGAACCCGCGCATCCGGGAGGAGCGCGCCTTCGCCATAAACATCCTGGCCGACGACCAGGAGGGCCTCTCGCGGCTGTTCGCCTCCCCGGAGCGCTCCAGCGGCCCGACGGCGGTGCGCTCCCTGGGGGGCGGCTACGGCCGGACGGGCGCTCCGCTGGCCGCCGGGGCCCTCGCCGCGATCGAGTGCGAGCTGGAGGAGGTCTACCCCGGCGGCGACCACGACCTGTTCCTGGGCCGGGTGGTGGAGGTGCGCCTCGGCGACACCCGCAAGGGCCCGTTGGTCTACCACGAGGGCGGCTACCCCCGGCTGCAGCCGGACCGCAGGCCCCCCGAGTCCGGGGCGTTCGTGGACTCGGTCCGCGGCTTCGACATCCGCCTCCAGCGCTTCAGGGACCGGAGGCGGGGGCAGGCGCCCGGGTGA